A stretch of Electrophorus electricus isolate fEleEle1 chromosome 3, fEleEle1.pri, whole genome shotgun sequence DNA encodes these proteins:
- the thumpd3 gene encoding THUMP domain-containing protein 3 — protein sequence MSVREGEEAVQPFVVTIGATVPTGFEHTAAEEVNEKIGASARISKDRGRIYFEIRTDNLFKVHHLKSVDNLFVVVQQYDHYQFKDTKEEALLDLQQLAPMLPWVSALEVWKMNNSVKKKRGRRRGAVVPKPKPIGDVTEPKKLQIKPGAPQVEENQEGGSPGQENSHEAGLDPEVEGQEMEPQPLKFRVTCSRAGDKHSFTSNDAARDFGGAVQEFFQWKADMTKFDVEVLLNIHNNEVVVGIALTEESLHRRNITHFGPTTLRSTLAYGMLRLCKPQISDVVVDPMCGSGAIPLEGAIEWSHSFFLSGDNNDMAISRTVNNISHILKRRQDGGSTCPGLPIDTAQWDLCHLPMRSSSVDIIITDMPFGKRMGSKKKNWDLYPSCLREMARVCRPGTGRAVLLTQDKKCFTKALARMGGLWRKSHTVWVNVGGLHAGVFVLRRTGAFFGTTPEDVCEPKKVPESQEEDMEEKD from the exons ATGTCTGTACGTGAAGGAGAGGAGGCGGTCCAACCCTTCGTTGTCACCATAGGAGCTACCGTTCCAACAGGGTTTGAGCACACAGCGGCGGAAGAGGTCAATGAAAAAATAGGAGCAAGTGCTAGAATTAGCAAAGACCGAGGCAggatatattttgaaataagaACGGACAACCTCTTTAAG gtgcaTCATCTGAAGTCTGTAGACAATCTCTTTGTTGTAGTACAGCAATATGACCACTATCAGTTCAAAGACACAAAG GAAGAGGCATTATTAGACCTGCAGCAGCTGGCTCCAATGCTACCCTGGGTCAGTGCCTTGGAGGTCTGGAAAATGAACAACTCtgtgaagaagaagagaggtCGCAGGCGAGGAGCGGTGGTACCCAAACCAAAGCCCATTGGAGATGTGACAGAACCCAAGAAGCTCCAGATCAAGCCCGGGGCACCACAGGTAGAAGAGAACCAGGAAGGTGGTTCCCCTGGGCAGGAGAACAGCCATGAGGCAGGCCTGGACCCTGAGGTGGAGGGCCAGGAAATGGAACCTCAACCCCTGAAGTTCCGTGTCACGTGCAGCAGAGCTGGAGACAAGCACAGCTTCACCTCCAACGATGCAGCACGAGACTTTGGTGGTGCCGTGCAGGAGTTTTTTCAGTGGAAGGCAGACATGACCAAGTTTGATGTGGAG GTGCTGTTGAATATCCACAACAATGAGGTGGTGGTTGGCATTGCTCTCACAGAGGAGAGCCTACACAGAAGAAATATCACACACTTTGGCCCCACGACTCTGCGCTCAACTTTGGCCTATGGAATGCTTAG ACTTTGCAAGCCACAGATATCAGATGTAGTAGTAGACCCCATGTGTGGGAGTGGAGCCATACCTTTAGAG GGAGCCATAGAGTGGtcacattcattctttctttcgGGAGACAACAATGATATGGCCATCAGTCGAACAGTTAATAACATCAGTCATATTCTGAAGAGAAGGCAAGATGGAGGAAG CACTTGCCCAGGTTTACCTATAGATACTGCACAATGGGACTTGTGCCATCTGCCCATGAGGTCAAGCTCTGTTGATATCATCATTACTGACATGCCCTTTGGAAAGAG AATGGGTTCCAAAAAGAAGAACTGGGATCTGTACCCATCTTGTCTTCGAGAAATGGCCCGGGTCTGCAGACCAGGAACAGGAAGGGCTGTACTTCTTACCCAGGACAAAAAATGCTTCACTAAG GCACTAGCACGGATGGGGGGGCTGTGGAGAAAATCGCACACTGTTTGGGTGAACGTAGGAGGGTTACATGCTGGGGTTTTTGTGCTGCGACGCACGGGGGCGTTTTTTGGCACGACACCAGAAGACGTGTGTGAACCTAAAAAGGTTCCTGAGTCACAGGAGGAAGACATGGAGGAAAAGGATTAA
- the nprl2 gene encoding GATOR complex protein NPRL2, translating to MGSNRQIECIFFSEFHPTLGPKITYQVPEEYISRELFDTVQVYIITKPELQNKLITVTAMDKKLIGCPVCIEHKKYSRNALLFNLGLVCDSRTKTCALEPIVKKLSGYLTTLELESGFISNEESKQKLLPIMSTLLEELNATGACTLPIDESNTIHLKLIEQRKDPMIVQEYDVPVFTQNKDHFIKSQWDLTTQQILPYIDGYRHIQKISAEADVELNLVRIAIQNLLYYDVVTLVSIFQYSNVYCTTPKVQSLIDDKSIQEECLHYINKPGQRASLRDVFQLYCGLTPGTTVRDLCSRYSQQLQKVDERKLIQFGLMKGLIRRLQKYPVKVVRDERSRPPRLYTGCHSYDEICCKTGMSYKELDERLENDPNIIICWK from the exons ATGGGGTCAAACAGGCAAATCGAGTGTATATTTTTTAGTGAATTTCATCCAACTTTAGGTCCAAAGATCACATACCAG GTACCTGAAGAGTATATTTCAAGGGAATTGTTTGATACAGTGCAAGTTTATATTATCACCAAACCTGAACTACAGAACAAGCTAATTACAGT GACTGCAATGGATAAGAAGCTTATTGGATGTCCTGTGTGCATAGAACATAAAAAGTACAGCCGAAATGCCTTACTCTTCAATTTGGGTCTAGTGTGTGATTCTAGAACTAAGACGTGTGCCCTGGAACCCATAGTCAAGAAGCTGTCAGGATATCTTACAACATTAGAG CTTGAGAGTGGCTTCATTTCAAATGAGGAGAGTAAACAGAAGTTGTTGCCTATTATGTCTACATTACTGGAAGAGCTCAATGCAACAGGAGCCTGCACCTTACCTATTG ATGAGTCTAACACAATTCACCTGAAGCTGATTGAGCAGAGGAAAGATCCCATGATAGTGCAGGAATATGATGTTCCGGTTTTCACTCAAAATAAGGACCACTTCATCAAGTCCCAGTGGGATCTCACTACTCAGCAG atccTGCCCTACATTGATGGGTATCGACACATACAGAAAATCTCTGCTGAGGCTGATGTTGAGCTGAACTTGGTACGAATCGCCATTCAGAACTTACT gTATTATGATGTTGTAACACTAGTGTCAATATTTCAG TACTCCAATGTTTACTGCACTACACCTAAAGTCCAGAGCCTAATAGATGATAAATCTATTCAGGAAGAATGCCTACATTACATCAATAAACCAG GACAGAGAGCGAGTCTCAGGGATGTTTTCCAGCTGTATTGTGGTTTGACTCCAGGAACTACAGTTCGTGACCTGTGTTCCCGTTACTCCCAGCAGCTACAGAAGGTGGATGAGAG GAAGTTGATCCAGTTTGGCTTGATGAAAGGCCTGATTCGCCGTCTACAGAAGTATCCAGTTAAAGTTGTTCGAGATGAGAGGAGTCGCCCTCCGAGACTTTATACAGGTTGCCATAGTTATGATGAGATCTGCTGCAAGACTG gAATGAGTTACAAGGAACTGGATGAACGCTTAGAAAATGACCCCAATATTATAATCTGCTGGAAGTAA
- the zmynd10 gene encoding zinc finger MYND domain-containing protein 10 encodes MHFNFVSHTEKMNSVLQYGEAEGYIQSLERIPLREIGSPRWFRQHEYLEKLNMQALFNASAKQEEFIKDIFVSFAKIPTLVHGLIVAEIWKQKVLPIICRLQDFSPKSTIPLYMVIHHEATIINLLETIMFHKESCETAEDATLDLVDYCHRKLTLLAGHCARGEIPIKDRVSHTELSNMNSVQVLQNQSNMLEFEISLKALSVLRYISDHIESLSLSVLSRMLNTHNLPCVLVQLVEHCPWSCRTGGKLEKYEEGKWREIPDEDQLKMTKLDGQVWITLINLLLKPDCHRKYDFNNFNKNQLLKLRGFLTEVVIDQLPNLADLQRFLSHLAVTDPAPPKKDLILEQLPEIWNDIVAENSGKWKAIAKHQVQKVFNPSESELRKQANRLAETYNLNVMESLIPEKPKCGTCGAEGAKRCSRCQGEWYCNRECQVKHWPKHKHACQLMAEATEKLQKERNIKT; translated from the exons ATGCATTTTAACTTCGTGAGTCACACTGAAAAGATGAATTCGGTGCTTCAGTATGGAGAAGCGGAAGGTTACATCCAAAGTTTGGAAAGAATACCTCTGCGCGAAATTGGGAGTCCTAG ATGGTTTCGCCAACATGAGTACCTTGAGAAACTCAACATGCAAGCCCTTTTTAATGCCAGTGCTAAACAAGAGGAATTCATTAAAGATATTTTTGTGTCATTTGCAAAG atacCTACATTGGTTCACGGACTGATCGTCGCTGAAATTTGGAAACAGAAAGTGTTACCGATAATTTGTCGGCTTCAGGACTTCAGCCCGAAGAGCACCATCCCACTGTACATGGTG ATTCATCATGAGGCTACAATAATAAACCTGCTTGAGACAATCATGTTCCATAAG GAGTCCTGTGAGACAGCAGAAGATGCTACATTGGACCTTGTAGACTACTGCCATCGTAAACTTACTCTGCTAGCAGGCCACTGTGCCCGAGGAGAGATACCCATTAAGGACAGAGTATCTCACACAGAACTTTCAAACATGAACTCTGTACAG GTGCTGCAGAACCAGAGTAACATGTTAGAGTTTGAGATCTCTTTGAAGGCTCTCTCTGTCCTTCGTTACATTTCTGATCATATAGAGAG TTTGAGTTTGAGTGTGCTCTCAAGGATGCTAAACACTCATAACTTGCCCTGTGTACTGGTTCAGCTTGTTGAACACTGTCCCTGGAGCTGCAGAACTGGAG GCAAGCTGGAGAAATATGAGGaaggaaaatggagagaaatccCTGATGAGGATCAGCTAAAGATGACCAAACTGGATGGCCAGGTGTGGATCACTCTGATCAACCTGCTGCTCAAACCAGACTGCCACAGGAAATATGACTTCAACAACTTCAACAAAAACCAACTCTTAAAG CTACGTGGATTTTTGACAGAGGTTGTTATCGATCAGCTGCCAAATCTTGCTGATCTTCAGCGTTTCCTTAGTCACCTAGCTGTTACAGACCCCGCTCCACCAAAAAAAGACCTCATCCTTGAACAG CTGCCAGAGATTTGGAATGACATTGTTGCAGAAAATTCTGGGAAGTGGAAGGCTATAGCCAAACACCAAGTACAGAAGGTGTTCAACCCATCTGAGAGTGAGCTGAGAAAACAGGCAAATAG GTTGGCTGAAACATATAATCTTAATGTCATGGAGAGTCTTATTCCGGAGAAGCCGAAGTGTGGTACGTGTGGGGCAGAGGGGGCCAAGCGCTGCTCCCGTTGCCAGGGGGAGTGGTACTGCAACAG AGAATGTCAGGTGAAGCATTGGCCcaagcacaaacatgcatgtcaGCTAATGGCAGAAGCCACAGAGAAACTACAGAAGGAGCGCAACATCAAGACCTGA
- the LOC113569522 gene encoding ras association domain-containing protein 1 isoform X1 yields MSFGEFIELKDLAVEDRIELTAPIPHRTPRLERVNALRISPGKFPDLFNRVRIIRLLGDSMKDPRLVEETGEGHNFQPCSHTQPTWCDLCGDFIWGVYKQSLRCVNCRFTCHYRCRALIKLDCSQDHESIADQSDDAPDSSETDTNVDEVIDSKKQELSLSEIQQKVKEYNAQIHSNLFMCLNKDGTYTGFIKVHLKLVRPVSVPPLRKGAASQESANGKRSGVIKRRTSFYLPKDTAKHLHISSQTRAKEVIQALLKKFTVIDNPAKFALFERTERHEQVYLRKLSDDECPLYLRLSAGPNEKVLSLVLKENETGDVNWDAFSMPELQNFLRILKREEEEHVKQIVQRYALARDRFQEALAGSNPG; encoded by the exons ATGTCTTTTGGTGAGTTCATTGAGCTTAAGGATCTTGCAGTGGAAGATCGCATTGAGCTGACTGCTCCTATACCGCATCGGACGCCTCGTCTGGAGAGAGTCAATGCCTTGAGGATAAGCCCCGGAAAATTTCCTGATCTTTTTAATCGGGTCAGGATTATCAGGCTACTGGGAGACAGTATGAAAGATCCACGATTGgtagaggagacaggagagggCCATAACTTCCAGCCATGCAGCCATACCCAACCCACCTGGTGTGACTTGTGTGGCGACTTCATCTGGGGGGTATACAAACAAAGCCTGCGTTGTGTCA ACTGTAGGTTCACTTGCCATTACCGCTGTAGAGCTCTCATTAAACTGGACTGCAGTCAGGATCATGAATCTATTGCTGATCAGTCTGATGATGCCCCAGATAGCAGTGAAACAGACACCAATGTG gATGAGGTAATTGACAGTAAGAAACAAGAATTATCACTTTCAGAGATCCAGCAGAAAGTAAAGGAATATAATGCGCAGATCCATAGCAACCTCTTCATGTGTTtg AACAAAGATGGCACCTACACTGGCTTTATTAAAGTTCATCTGAAGCTTGTACGGCCAGTGTCTGTCCCACCTCTACGCAAAGGTGCTGCGTCCCAGGAGTCGGCCAATGGAAAGAGGAGCGGAGTAATAAAGAGACGCACATCCTTCTACCTTCCCAAGGACACAGCCAAACACCTACATATTAGCTCTCAGACCCGTGCCAAAGAAGTGATCCAGGCCCTGCTCAAGAAGTTCACCGTCATTGACAATCCCGCCAAATTTGCACTGTTTGAGCGCACTGAGCGTCATGAGCAAG TGTACCTACGGAAGCTCTCTGATGACGAGTGTCCACTTTACCTGCGTCTGTCTGCTGGCCCCAATGAGAAGGTGCTGAGTCTGGTGCTGAAGGAGAATGAGACTGGAGATGTCAAT TGGGATGCGTTTTCTATGCCAGAGCTTCAGAATTTCTTACGCATTCTGaagcgagaggaagaggaacacgTAAAGCAAATTGTTCAGCGTTATGCTCTCGCCCGTGATCGTTTCCAGGAGGCTCTGGCTGGCTCCAACCCAGGCTGA
- the LOC113569522 gene encoding ras association domain-containing protein 1 isoform X2 codes for MNGVTCSDQTPSFEKTWGSSTSSGYCSEEDSDSDFEQYFTARTSFFRKPKKEDEVIDSKKQELSLSEIQQKVKEYNAQIHSNLFMCLNKDGTYTGFIKVHLKLVRPVSVPPLRKGAASQESANGKRSGVIKRRTSFYLPKDTAKHLHISSQTRAKEVIQALLKKFTVIDNPAKFALFERTERHEQVYLRKLSDDECPLYLRLSAGPNEKVLSLVLKENETGDVNWDAFSMPELQNFLRILKREEEEHVKQIVQRYALARDRFQEALAGSNPG; via the exons atgaatGGAGTTACATGTTCCGACCAAACCCCGTCTTTTGAGAAAACTTGGGGAAGTTCGACGAGTAGCGGGTATTGCAGTGAGGAGGACTCTGATTCAGACTTCGAGCAGTATTTTACCGCACGCACTTCCTTTTTTCGCAAACCCAAAAAAGAG gATGAGGTAATTGACAGTAAGAAACAAGAATTATCACTTTCAGAGATCCAGCAGAAAGTAAAGGAATATAATGCGCAGATCCATAGCAACCTCTTCATGTGTTtg AACAAAGATGGCACCTACACTGGCTTTATTAAAGTTCATCTGAAGCTTGTACGGCCAGTGTCTGTCCCACCTCTACGCAAAGGTGCTGCGTCCCAGGAGTCGGCCAATGGAAAGAGGAGCGGAGTAATAAAGAGACGCACATCCTTCTACCTTCCCAAGGACACAGCCAAACACCTACATATTAGCTCTCAGACCCGTGCCAAAGAAGTGATCCAGGCCCTGCTCAAGAAGTTCACCGTCATTGACAATCCCGCCAAATTTGCACTGTTTGAGCGCACTGAGCGTCATGAGCAAG TGTACCTACGGAAGCTCTCTGATGACGAGTGTCCACTTTACCTGCGTCTGTCTGCTGGCCCCAATGAGAAGGTGCTGAGTCTGGTGCTGAAGGAGAATGAGACTGGAGATGTCAAT TGGGATGCGTTTTCTATGCCAGAGCTTCAGAATTTCTTACGCATTCTGaagcgagaggaagaggaacacgTAAAGCAAATTGTTCAGCGTTATGCTCTCGCCCGTGATCGTTTCCAGGAGGCTCTGGCTGGCTCCAACCCAGGCTGA